One window from the genome of Nicotiana tomentosiformis chromosome 5, ASM39032v3, whole genome shotgun sequence encodes:
- the LOC138892454 gene encoding uncharacterized protein: MGVLFKWSDECEESFQKLKTALNTTPVLVLPTTSGSYTVCYDVSWVGIQCLLMQDGRVIAYASHELKPYEKSIQCTIWSEELLYTRSRFGGIIFMVHQYDDSHLLVLKDAVQHEDAKEVTIGDDWVLRLHGIGVPNVDGLRELILEEAYSLWYSIHPDAAKMYIDLKQYYRWRRIKKDIVDLVQLDKDLTYVEQPVAILNKQVHKLRAKNTALVKV, encoded by the exons ATGGGTGTCCTATTCAagtggtctgacgagtgtgaggagagctttcagaagctcaagactgccttgaatacaactccagttctggttttgccAACAACGTCAGGTTCATATACAGTCTGCTATGATGTATCTTGGGTTGGCATTCAGTGtttattgatgcaggatggtagggtaattgcttatgcttcacatgagttgaagccctatgagaagagcatccagtgcacgatttggagtgAGGAGCTATTGTACacacgctcaagatttggaggcattatctttatg GTACATCAGTATGATGActcccacttgcttgtccttaaggatgcAGTGCAACACGAGgatgctaaggaggtgactattggcgATGATTGGGTCTTGAGGCTTCATGGCATaggtgtgcctaatgtggatgggttgcgagagctaattcttgaggaggcctatagtttgtggtattccattcatccagatGCCGCAAAGATGTACATTGATTTGAAGCAGTATTACAGGTGGCGTAGGATAAAGAAAGACATTGTTGA CTTGgtgcagttggacaaggatttgacttatgttgagcaGCCGGTAGCCATTTTGAACAAACAGGTTCACAAGCTAAGAGCAAAGAATACTGCATtggtgaaggtttag